One window from the genome of Candidatus Campbellbacteria bacterium encodes:
- the frr gene encoding ribosome recycling factor — translation MSYAFAELKKKTAEIQEWLTKELSAVHTGRASVSLLDTVRANVYGSFMPIAQVANMSIEDARTIRITPWDSSVLGAIDKALREANLGVSVATDEKGLRVSFPDLTTETREKYVKLVGKKMEEARISIRSVRDEVWNDIQVKEKSGALGEDDKFRAKEEMEKIITEANKKLEETARQKEESIRT, via the coding sequence GCTGAATTAAAAAAGAAAACCGCTGAAATTCAAGAATGGCTCACCAAAGAACTCTCTGCGGTTCACACGGGGCGTGCGTCAGTCTCGCTTCTTGATACAGTTCGTGCGAATGTGTACGGCAGTTTTATGCCTATTGCACAGGTGGCAAACATGTCTATTGAAGATGCACGAACAATACGTATTACTCCGTGGGATTCATCAGTATTGGGTGCAATAGACAAAGCACTTCGTGAAGCAAATCTCGGCGTGTCAGTTGCGACCGATGAGAAAGGACTCCGCGTCTCTTTTCCAGACCTGACGACCGAAACTCGTGAGAAATATGTAAAACTTGTTGGAAAGAAAATGGAGGAAGCTCGTATTTCTATTCGCAGTGTGCGCGACGAAGTGTGGAATGATATTCAAGTGAAAGAAAAAAGTGGGGCACTAGGCGAGGACGATAAATTCCGTGCGAAGGAGGAAATGGAAAAAATAATCACGGAGGCAAACAAGAAACTTGAAGAAACAGCTCGACAAAAAGAAGAAAGC